A single window of Polaribacter sp. SA4-10 DNA harbors:
- a CDS encoding RluA family pseudouridine synthase, with translation MQLTETHIVPILEKPIRFQEYAVGLFNTIPTKSGIKKAIKKELILIDGVLATTSKYISGREKIELFQSENSSTFERLKLDLEVVFEDDYLAIIYKPAGILVSGNKFVTIANGLAQNLTKSNQSDAVKPQPIHRLDYPTSGLLLIGKTSSSINRLSKLFENKEIKKTYFAITIGVMNTKGIINSPVDEKNAHTEYSVLNSVISERFEFLNLVQLKPKTGRKHQLRKHLFSIENPILGDKEYFLENKILNGKGLFLHAGILEFVHPFTKENISISKELPKKFTKIF, from the coding sequence ATGCAATTAACAGAAACTCATATTGTTCCGATTTTAGAAAAACCAATTCGTTTTCAAGAATATGCTGTGGGTCTTTTTAATACAATTCCTACAAAATCTGGTATAAAAAAAGCAATCAAAAAAGAACTTATTTTAATTGATGGAGTTTTAGCTACAACTTCAAAATATATTTCTGGAAGAGAAAAAATCGAACTCTTTCAATCAGAAAACTCATCAACTTTCGAACGATTAAAACTCGATTTAGAAGTAGTATTTGAAGATGATTATTTAGCTATTATTTACAAACCCGCAGGAATATTAGTTAGCGGAAATAAGTTTGTAACCATTGCAAATGGATTAGCACAAAATCTTACAAAAAGCAATCAATCTGATGCTGTTAAACCACAACCAATTCACAGATTAGACTATCCTACAAGTGGATTATTATTGATTGGAAAAACGAGTTCATCTATAAATAGATTGAGTAAATTATTTGAGAATAAAGAAATTAAGAAAACATATTTTGCTATTACAATTGGGGTAATGAATACGAAAGGAATTATAAATTCTCCTGTTGATGAGAAAAATGCACATACAGAATACAGCGTTTTAAATTCAGTGATTTCTGAACGTTTTGAGTTTTTAAACTTAGTACAATTGAAACCTAAAACAGGAAGAAAACATCAATTAAGAAAACATTTGTTTTCAATTGAAAATCCTATTTTGGGTGATAAAGAGTATTTTTTAGAAAATAAAATATTAAACGGAAAAGGGTTGTTTTTACATGCAGGAATTTTAGAATTTGTGCATCCATTTACCAAAGAGAATATTTCAATCTCAAAAGAATTGCCAAAGAAATTTACAAAGATTTTTTAG
- a CDS encoding class I SAM-dependent methyltransferase: protein MNPAILHPKVQQFITDNLKSDITKLILKGSPFEDVSVQELANQIVAKEKSEKKLPTWFYIDNIYYPAKLSIEQTSSEITAAYKANLVSGNKIIDITGGFGVDCFYFSKQFKEVTHCEIDTELSTIVNHNYQQLNVKNSVTFSGDGIEYLKNAKDNFDCIYIDPSRRNDLKEKVFLLKDCLPNVPENIDFLFSKSNQILIKNSPILDITSAINELKFVKEIHIIAVNNEVKELLFLLEKGCEKPIKIKTVNIGKINTESFSFIYKQEETSEYSEPLTYLYEPNAAILKSGGFHEVSNKLGVFKIHQHSHLYTSTEIINFPGRVFKVEKIIPYHKKNIKKLLAENKANITTRNFPKTVEQIRKETKIKDGGNTFIFCTTNVLNELIVVFCSKKQ from the coding sequence TTGAATCCTGCAATATTACATCCAAAAGTTCAGCAATTTATTACTGATAATTTAAAATCTGACATCACAAAACTGATTTTAAAAGGAAGTCCTTTTGAGGATGTTTCCGTTCAGGAATTAGCAAATCAAATTGTTGCAAAAGAAAAATCTGAGAAGAAATTACCTACTTGGTTTTATATTGATAACATCTATTATCCTGCAAAATTAAGTATTGAGCAAACCTCATCGGAAATTACAGCAGCATACAAGGCTAATTTAGTTTCTGGAAATAAAATTATTGATATTACAGGAGGTTTTGGAGTTGATTGTTTTTACTTTTCTAAACAATTTAAAGAAGTTACTCATTGTGAAATTGATACAGAATTATCCACAATTGTAAACCATAATTATCAACAATTAAATGTAAAAAATAGTGTTACTTTTTCTGGTGATGGAATTGAGTATCTTAAAAACGCTAAAGATAATTTCGATTGTATTTATATAGATCCATCAAGAAGAAATGATCTAAAAGAGAAAGTTTTTTTACTAAAAGATTGCTTGCCAAATGTACCAGAAAACATTGACTTTTTATTTTCAAAAAGCAACCAAATTCTTATTAAAAATTCCCCTATTCTAGATATTACAAGTGCAATAAATGAACTAAAGTTTGTAAAAGAAATTCATATTATTGCTGTAAATAACGAAGTAAAAGAGTTATTATTTTTATTAGAAAAAGGGTGTGAAAAACCTATCAAAATTAAAACAGTAAATATTGGTAAAATTAATACGGAGTCATTTAGCTTTATTTATAAACAGGAAGAGACTTCAGAATATTCTGAGCCACTCACCTATTTGTACGAGCCCAATGCTGCCATTTTAAAATCTGGTGGTTTTCATGAAGTATCAAATAAATTAGGCGTTTTTAAAATTCATCAACATTCACATTTATATACATCAACTGAAATCATCAATTTTCCTGGAAGAGTATTTAAAGTCGAAAAAATTATTCCTTATCATAAAAAGAACATCAAAAAATTACTAGCCGAAAACAAAGCAAATATTACGACTAGAAACTTCCCGAAAACGGTTGAACAAATTCGAAAAGAAACAAAAATTAAAGACGGTGGAAATACTTTTATATTCTGTACAACAAACGTTCTCAATGAATTAATAGTTGTTTTTTGCTCTAAAAAACAATAA
- a CDS encoding FdhF/YdeP family oxidoreductase — protein MSTKKPTALPPEKLTGIKLIDVPSSSAGIKAITSALTHIKNEVGVIKGIRLLSKINQKDGFDCPGCAWPDPDEKRAFLAEYCENGAKAISEEATKNRVSPLFFATHSVQELSKLSDYEIGKSGRITHPMYLPEGADNYEEISWQNAFNLIGKELNSLNSPDEAIFYTSGRTSNEAAFLYQLFVRQFGTNNLPDCSNMCHESSGVALSETLGIGKGSVTLDDFNHADLVIVIGQNPGTNHPRMLSALEGTKKKGGKIITINPLPEVGLMSFKDPQNPLKWIGKDEDLTDLFLQVKINGDVALLKIILKLMKEKEDAEPNSVFNHQFIKEKTAGINELLKDLDAYSIEELLPQTGVSLNEIKDATKLIINNEKIIVCWAMGLTQHKNAVDNIREIVNLLLLKGSIGKKGAGTCPVRGHSNVQGDRTMGIWEKPKDSFLDNLEKEFSFKAPRNHGLDVVDAIEAMHKKEAKVFIGMGGNFISATPDTAFTAEALQNCNLTVQISTKLNRSHLITGKKALILPCLGRSEKDFQAAGEQFVSVENSMGVVHQSNGNLNPSSLELLSEPAIVAGIANAVLKNTTTNWSKLVSNYDLIRTKIEATIPGFENYNERVRIKGGFYLPNNARENNYTPTKTGKANFSINRPSKIALERNQFMMMTIRTHDQYNTTIYGLDDRYRGVLNERRIIFMNKEDMKNQQLQKLDLVDLTSHFNTEKRVAKGFLVVPYDIPRQCTATYFPEANILVPLKSKADISNTPASKTVIITIKKR, from the coding sequence ATGAGTACTAAAAAACCAACAGCACTACCCCCAGAAAAGCTAACAGGAATTAAACTTATTGACGTTCCTTCTTCTTCTGCTGGTATAAAAGCGATTACCTCTGCTTTAACTCATATTAAGAATGAAGTTGGTGTTATAAAAGGAATTCGTTTATTATCTAAAATAAATCAAAAAGACGGGTTTGATTGCCCTGGTTGTGCATGGCCAGACCCAGATGAAAAACGTGCTTTTTTAGCTGAATATTGTGAAAACGGAGCAAAAGCAATTTCCGAAGAAGCAACAAAAAATAGAGTTTCACCATTATTTTTTGCCACACATTCTGTACAAGAACTATCAAAATTATCTGATTACGAAATTGGAAAAAGTGGAAGAATTACGCATCCAATGTATTTACCAGAAGGTGCAGATAATTATGAAGAGATTTCTTGGCAAAATGCTTTTAATTTGATCGGAAAAGAATTGAATTCTCTAAATTCTCCAGATGAAGCTATTTTTTACACTTCAGGAAGAACAAGTAACGAAGCTGCTTTTTTATACCAACTTTTTGTAAGACAATTTGGAACAAATAATTTACCAGATTGTTCAAACATGTGCCATGAATCTAGTGGTGTTGCATTATCTGAAACTTTAGGTATTGGTAAAGGATCTGTTACTTTAGACGATTTTAATCATGCAGATTTAGTAATTGTTATTGGTCAGAACCCTGGTACAAATCATCCAAGAATGTTATCTGCTCTTGAAGGAACAAAGAAAAAAGGGGGTAAAATAATAACAATAAATCCGCTACCAGAAGTTGGATTAATGAGCTTTAAAGACCCACAAAATCCTTTAAAATGGATTGGTAAAGATGAAGATTTGACAGACTTATTTCTTCAAGTAAAAATAAATGGTGACGTAGCTTTACTAAAAATCATATTAAAATTGATGAAAGAAAAAGAAGATGCTGAACCAAACTCAGTATTTAATCATCAATTTATCAAAGAAAAAACTGCTGGTATAAATGAACTTTTAAAAGATTTAGATGCTTATTCTATTGAGGAATTATTGCCTCAAACAGGTGTATCATTAAATGAAATTAAAGACGCTACAAAACTCATTATAAACAATGAAAAAATTATTGTTTGTTGGGCAATGGGATTAACACAGCATAAAAATGCGGTTGATAACATTAGAGAAATTGTAAACTTACTTTTATTGAAAGGTAGTATTGGAAAAAAAGGAGCTGGAACTTGTCCTGTTCGTGGACATTCTAATGTTCAAGGAGATAGAACTATGGGGATTTGGGAAAAACCTAAAGACTCTTTTCTTGATAATCTTGAAAAAGAATTTAGCTTTAAAGCACCAAGAAATCATGGTTTAGATGTTGTAGATGCTATTGAAGCAATGCATAAAAAAGAAGCGAAAGTATTTATTGGAATGGGTGGGAATTTTATTTCTGCAACTCCAGATACAGCGTTTACAGCAGAAGCACTGCAGAACTGTAATTTAACAGTACAGATTTCTACAAAATTAAATAGAAGTCATTTAATTACTGGAAAAAAAGCATTGATTTTACCTTGTTTAGGCAGATCTGAAAAAGATTTTCAAGCAGCTGGTGAACAATTTGTTTCTGTAGAAAACTCTATGGGAGTTGTACATCAATCTAATGGAAATTTAAACCCATCTTCCTTAGAATTATTAAGCGAACCAGCTATCGTTGCTGGCATTGCAAATGCAGTTCTAAAAAACACAACTACAAATTGGTCTAAATTAGTCTCTAACTATGATTTGATTCGTACTAAAATTGAAGCTACAATTCCAGGTTTTGAAAATTATAACGAAAGAGTAAGAATTAAAGGTGGATTTTATTTACCAAATAATGCTCGAGAAAATAATTATACACCAACCAAAACTGGAAAAGCTAATTTCAGTATCAACAGACCTTCCAAAATTGCGCTAGAGCGCAATCAATTTATGATGATGACGATTAGAACACATGACCAATACAACACAACAATTTATGGATTGGATGATAGATATAGAGGTGTTTTAAATGAACGTAGAATCATATTCATGAATAAAGAGGATATGAAAAACCAACAACTACAAAAATTAGATTTAGTAGATTTAACAAGTCATTTTAATACCGAAAAAAGGGTGGCTAAAGGATTTTTAGTTGTTCCTTATGATATTCCAAGACAATGTACAGCTACTTATTTTCCTGAAGCAAATATATTAGTACCTTTAAAAAGTAAGGCAGATATCAGTAACACTCCTGCTTCTAAAACGGTTATAATTACCATCAAAAAAAGATAA
- the fdhD gene encoding formate dehydrogenase accessory sulfurtransferase FdhD, with protein MQTLSYQAFKILENQHSKINDFLVIEAPLQININGEAYTVVMRTPDNDIELVRGLLYAEDIYKNDENFDVQIIEQKEDYSSILNITIPKDKLGKGYLNKRTLLSVSSCGICGKKELKDIEVSGNKLSNENSFSSEILQEMFLKMNSFQETFKNSGGSHAAAIFNKKKQLLSIKEDIGRHNAVDKTIGDLLLKNTLKKANFLLVSGRVSYEIVSKAFIAKIPIIVAISACSSLAVDFAKEFGICLIGFTRDKKMTIYSNPSYIKHTLNEY; from the coding sequence ATGCAAACTCTTTCGTATCAAGCTTTCAAAATTTTAGAGAATCAACACTCAAAAATTAATGATTTTTTAGTGATTGAAGCTCCGCTCCAAATAAACATTAACGGAGAAGCGTACACCGTTGTTATGAGAACACCTGATAATGATATTGAATTAGTTAGAGGTCTACTGTATGCTGAAGATATTTATAAAAATGATGAAAATTTTGATGTTCAAATCATTGAGCAAAAAGAGGATTATTCGTCCATCTTAAATATTACAATTCCTAAAGATAAATTAGGCAAAGGATATTTAAATAAGAGAACTTTACTCTCTGTTTCTTCATGTGGAATTTGTGGAAAAAAAGAACTAAAAGACATTGAGGTATCTGGTAATAAACTTTCTAATGAAAATTCATTTTCTTCAGAAATATTGCAAGAAATGTTTCTAAAAATGAATTCTTTTCAAGAAACATTTAAAAACTCTGGAGGAAGTCATGCAGCTGCAATATTTAATAAAAAAAAACAATTATTAAGCATTAAGGAAGATATTGGAAGGCATAATGCTGTTGATAAAACTATTGGTGATTTACTTTTAAAGAACACCTTAAAAAAAGCTAATTTTTTATTAGTTAGTGGCAGAGTTTCCTATGAAATAGTTTCCAAAGCTTTTATTGCAAAAATACCTATTATTGTAGCAATTTCTGCATGTTCTAGCTTAGCTGTAGATTTTGCAAAAGAGTTTGGTATTTGCTTAATTGGTTTTACAAGAGACAAAAAAATGACAATCTACTCAAACCCCTCATATATAAAACATACTTTAAATGAGTACTAA
- a CDS encoding AI-2E family transporter, with the protein MSSKIIANGILRALGIIIGIFLLGYFLYTIQSVIIYIIIAGILSLIARPIILLLRKKLKFPNTIAVVFTMVLMLGFLTGLILMFIPLITEQGKSLSLLEVDKLQASVQEIFNQINAYFSSKGIDVLSELKNVDFISQFKEIPNFLNSILGAVGTLSVGLFSVLFISFFFMKDNQLLKNGVMTIIPNGKEGRFSKSLETINNLLSRYFIGLLLQITILFVLYTIILLVFGIDNAIVIAFLCALLNLIPYVGPMIGAVIMFILSMISNIGLDFQSEILSTSLWVMSCYLIAQLIDNFASQPLIFSKTTKSHPLEIFLIIIIGGLLFGIVGMITAVPLYTALKVILKEFLSDNKIVKSLTKDI; encoded by the coding sequence ATGAGTTCAAAAATTATAGCAAACGGAATTTTAAGAGCACTAGGAATTATTATTGGAATTTTTCTTCTAGGCTATTTTTTATATACAATCCAATCTGTAATTATTTACATAATTATTGCAGGAATTTTATCATTAATTGCAAGACCAATTATTCTTTTATTAAGAAAAAAATTAAAGTTCCCAAATACAATTGCTGTTGTTTTTACAATGGTTTTAATGTTGGGGTTCTTAACAGGTTTAATTTTAATGTTTATCCCTTTAATTACAGAACAAGGAAAAAGTTTATCTCTTTTAGAAGTAGATAAATTACAAGCAAGTGTTCAAGAAATATTTAATCAAATAAACGCTTACTTTTCATCTAAAGGAATTGATGTATTGAGTGAATTAAAAAATGTAGATTTCATTTCTCAATTTAAAGAAATCCCTAACTTTTTAAATTCAATTTTAGGAGCAGTTGGGACTTTAAGTGTTGGTTTATTCTCTGTTTTATTTATCTCTTTCTTTTTTATGAAAGACAATCAATTATTAAAAAATGGAGTAATGACAATAATACCAAATGGAAAAGAAGGACGTTTTTCAAAATCATTAGAAACCATTAATAATTTACTATCAAGATATTTTATAGGGTTGTTATTACAAATCACCATTTTGTTTGTTTTATACACTATTATTTTATTAGTTTTTGGCATTGACAATGCTATTGTTATTGCTTTTTTGTGTGCTTTATTAAACCTAATTCCATATGTTGGGCCAATGATTGGAGCTGTTATCATGTTTATTTTATCAATGATAAGCAATATTGGTTTAGACTTTCAGTCTGAAATATTATCAACTTCATTATGGGTTATGTCCTGTTATTTAATTGCTCAATTAATAGATAATTTTGCTAGTCAACCTTTAATTTTTTCAAAAACCACAAAATCTCATCCATTAGAAATTTTCTTAATTATTATTATTGGAGGTTTGCTTTTTGGAATTGTAGGTATGATTACTGCTGTTCCTTTATACACCGCTCTGAAAGTAATTTTGAAAGAGTTTTTGTCTGATAATAAAATAGTAAAATCTTTAACCAAAGACATTTAA